DNA from Agarilytica rhodophyticola:
CATACTGCTATTTTTAATACACCTCTTAAGGGCAGCTATGATGCTGACGACTGTCTTTTCTTGCTCAAACCAATTAAGGCCGATTATCAAACTATCGATAATAAAGAAAAATTGATTCAGTCCGGCCAAATGCATTACTCGCAAATGATTCATAAAGAATCACCACCGACTAAAGAATACACCCAGCTGTTTTATCAAATGACTGCTAAGTATAAATCCCGTTTGGCAAGAGAGATCATGACTCTTGCCAGTTTAATATGTGAAGCCAGAACGGAAGAAGTTACGGTTTTATCTTTAGCGAGAGCGGGAACGCCAATAGGCGTGTTGTTACAGCGTGCAATCAGCCAATATTTTCAACGTAAGTCGACTCATTACTCCATATCCATTGTGCGTGATAGAGGCATTGATAATGTGGCTCTTGATTATGTTTTGGCGAGTGGACATACGCCTGAGAGTATCGTTTTTGTAGACGGTTGGACAGCCAAAGGGGTGATTACTCGCGAGCTTCATCAAGCGATCGAAGGATACAACGCAGCGCGTAATACTAACATCTCACCACAGTTATTTGTGGTGTCGGATATTGGGGGAACGGCGGATGTACAAGCGACTTTCGACGATTATACAATCCCCAGCGCGTTAATGAACTCTACAGTTTCTGGCTTGATTTCTCGCTCAATTCTCAATGAACAGATAGGGCCCAACGATTTTCACGGCTGTGTTCGCTATCAGCATTTGGCCGAGCATGATCTATCGCGCTGGTTTGTGGATGAAGTTTTTGGCGAAATGCAAAAAAGTGTACGGACAGAGGTC
Protein-coding regions in this window:
- a CDS encoding cysteine protease StiP family protein; the protein is MMVEDRSVTLHTAIFNTPLKGSYDADDCLFLLKPIKADYQTIDNKEKLIQSGQMHYSQMIHKESPPTKEYTQLFYQMTAKYKSRLAREIMTLASLICEARTEEVTVLSLARAGTPIGVLLQRAISQYFQRKSTHYSISIVRDRGIDNVALDYVLASGHTPESIVFVDGWTAKGVITRELHQAIEGYNAARNTNISPQLFVVSDIGGTADVQATFDDYTIPSALMNSTVSGLISRSILNEQIGPNDFHGCVRYQHLAEHDLSRWFVDEVFGEMQKSVRTEVVSESKIKRRERTEDFLRSIQVSYGITDINRIKPGIAEATRVLLRRVPDKLLIRRRGDDGTLHLERLALEKSVDVIEVPDMPFGACSLVKDVANNNKG